A stretch of the Ctenopharyngodon idella isolate HZGC_01 chromosome 14, HZGC01, whole genome shotgun sequence genome encodes the following:
- the gpc2 gene encoding glypican-2 codes for MKVMMMVCVIALWGAAGGARSCGESRRVYGEKHSLDTAPHARISGEHLRLCPRDYTCCSSVMEDTLARQSEADFLSAVRDTSQFLLTTFTQRHRKFDEFFRELLDVAEKSMNEMFTQTYGHLYTQNAHIFRQLFADLRRFYTGGTVSLSEVLADFWTGLVERMFSLVNPQYQFTEDYLECVSKHAEQLQPFGDLPHKLHIQVSRALTAARALVQGLAAGRDIVNKATKLTVGSECVRALMRQWFCPLCRGSPSLKPCHSLCLNVMKGCLANQADLDTEWNNFIDALMLLVQKLGGPFHFELATDSIAVKVSEGIMYMQENSITISAKVFQGCGIPRPTPARNKRSLRERDDGKPAFRTYSAEEKPTTASGTNLYRLVEELQERLRPMRGFWVALPHTICNDEHMAADVTNEDRCWNGQTRGRYLPSVTADGLVNQINNPELEVDVARPDVKTRQLIMELRVAVNRLRLAQTGRDADFIDSDMEGGSGSGSAAEAGERFSDDWPGYGSFSPPRNTLPVDKLPRPRDRLRPRDMPANKRNRLNGRSRSDAGRLSPALLSALLLFTVCFSLGL; via the exons ATGAaggtgatgatgatggtgtGTGTGATCGCGCTGTGGGGCGCGGCGGGCGGCGCGCGGAGCTGCGGAGAGTCTCGCCGGGTTTACGGAGAGAAACACAGTCTGGACACCGCGCCGCACGCGCGCATCAGCG GTGAACACCTGCGTCTGTGTCCTCGTGATTACACCTGCTGCTCCAGTGTGATGGAGGATACGCTCGCGCGCCAGAGTGAGGCTGACTTCCTGTCTGCGGTCCGAGACACCAGCCAGTTCCTGCTCACCACCTTCACACAGAGACACCGCAAGTTTGATG AGTTTTTCCGGGAGCTGCTGGATGTGGCAGAGAAATCGATGAATGAGATGTTCACGCAGACATACGGTCACCTGTACACGCAGAACGCTCACATCTTCCGGCAGCTGTTCGCAGACCTGCGGCGCTTCTACACGG GTGGCACCGTGAGTCTGTCTGAGGTTCTGGCTGATTTCTGGACAGGACTAGTCGAGCGCATGTTTTCTCTGGTTAACCCTCAGTATCAGTTCACCGAGGACTATCTAGAGTGTGTCAGCAAACATGCCGAACAACTACAGCCGTTTGGAGACTTGCCACATAAACTGCACATACAG GTGTCTAGAGCGCTAACTGCGGCGCGGGCGCTGGTTCAGGGTTTAGCTGCTGGCAGAGACATCGTGAACAAGGCGACAAAG TTGACTGTAGGATCCGAGTGTGTTCGGGCTTTAATGCGTCAGTGGTTTTGTCCGCTGTGTCGTGGATCTCCTTCACTCAAGCCCTGTCATTCGCTGTGCCTGAACGTCATGAAGGGATGCCTGGCCAATCAGGCCGACTTAGACACTGAATGGAACAATTTCATTG ACGCTCTGATGCTGCTGGTGCAGAAACTCGGTGGGCCGTTTCATTTCGAGTTGGCCACGGACTCCATCGCAGTGAAGGTGTCTGAAGGCATCATGTACATGCAAGAGAACAGCATTACCATCTCTGCAAAG gtGTTTCAGGGCTGTGGGATTCCTCGGCCAACTCCTGCCAGAAACAAACGctcactgagagagagagacgatgGCAAACCAGCCTTCAGAACCTACAGCGCTGAGGAGAAACCCACCACTGCATCGGGAACCAACCTGTACCGACTG GTGGAGGAGCTGCAGGAGCGTCTGAGGCCCATGAGGGGATTCTGGGTAGCGCTGCCTCACACCATCTGTAACGATGAACACATGGCCGCTGACGTCACCAACGAGGACCGCTGCTGGAATGGACAGACGCGCGGCAG ATACCTGCCGTCTGTGACCGCCGACGGTCTGGTCAATCAGATTAATAACCCAGAGCTGGAGGTGGATGTTGCTCGGCCAGACGTCAAAACACGGCAGTTAATCATGGAGCTGCGAGTGGCTGTAAACAGACTGAGACTCGCTCAGACCGGACGAGACGCAGATTTCATCGATA GTGACATGGAGGGCGGCAGCGGCTCTGGCAGCGCAGCTGAAGCGGGCGAGCGGTTCAGTGACGACTGGCCGGGTTACGGTTCGTTCTCTCCTCCTCGTAACACACTCCCTGTGGACAAGCTGCCCCGCCCCCGGGACAGGCTCCGCCCCCGGGACATGCCTGCCAATAAAAGGAACCGTCTGAATGGACGAAGCCGATCAGATGCTGGAAGACTCTCTCCTGCGCTCCTGTCTGCTCTTCTCCTTTTTACTGTCTGTTTTTCACTCGGCCTTTAA